In one Oncorhynchus nerka isolate Pitt River linkage group LG7, Oner_Uvic_2.0, whole genome shotgun sequence genomic region, the following are encoded:
- the LOC135572399 gene encoding zinc finger protein 260-like: protein MSKLELFNAYLSERLTAAAREITSAVERTITDYQDEISRYKEDNERLRLLLDFKPHLHLHTKDPQQLTFTVSKEEVPPEQQHCEQVCPRMGQQVPEPTQIKDEQEEELLQESDTKDFITVCVVSDCESVNTRHASHTVGSRDGGSPFNNTTGGIQTEPGDEDYIDYIVSEPSSPTAQSENRGRDTDRESMELPPGSKPRKSQRKREKKGTSVVEDASPYCCKLCGRTFVRMGFLVNHVQRTHTKHAKQYRCGVCEGVLDSKENLTVHVQTHTKERTNPHSQTHTESKPWHNAHPQTLTEPKPWPGAHPQTLTEPKPWHNAHPQTLTEPKPWPGAHLQTLTDPKPWHSAHPQTLTDPKPWPGAHPQTLTDPKPWHSAHPQTLTDPKPRPSAHPQTLTEPKPRPTAHRQTFTKGMPTPQLQPAAKPTCHVCGKCFPYNHNLKLHMRTHTGERPFKCRECGKCFRSKGYMKVHLRNHTGEKLFQCKECDKGFPTKQYLTKHTLFHTGEKSYPCKDCGKGFDQRDDLEQHQSTHTEEKPHGCIECGKCFKDTYHLARHKLVHTGERPFTCTVCGRGFSTQGNLKVHQRIHTGEKPYRCKLCGRCFTGFASLKYHLNTIHHYDGVL, encoded by the exons ATGTCTAAACTGGAGTTGTTCAACGCGTATCTCAGTGAACGGCTGACTGCGGCGGCGAGGGAGATAACATCGGCAGTAGAGAGAACGATAACAGACTATCAGGACGAAATCTCCCGTTACAAGGAGGACAACGAACGGTTACGACTGCTGCTGGATTTCAAACCACATTTACACTTACATACAAAAG ACCCCCAACAGCTCACCTTCACAGTCTCTAAAGAGGAGGTTCCCCCTGAGCAGCAGCACTGTGAACAAGTGTGTCCCCGTATGGGGCAGCAGGTCCCAGAGCCCACACAGATTAAAGATGAACAGGAGGAAGAGCTGCTTCAAGAGTCTGATACCAAAGACTTCATAACTGTCTGTGTTGTGAGTGACTGTGAGTCCGTGAACACACGTCATGCATCCCACACtgtggggagtagagacggaggTTCACCATTCAATAACACAACtggagggatacagacagagccCGGTGATgaagactatatagactacatagTATCAGAACCATCCAGTCCTACAGCTCAGAGTGAAAACAGGGGGAGGGACACCGACAGGGAGAGCATGGAGCTACCGCCGGGGTCAAAGCCACGGAAATCACAAAGAAAACGGGAGAAGAAAGGAACAAGCGTTGTTGAAGATGCTTCTCCTTATTGCTGCAAGCTGTGTGGGAGGACTTTTGTCCGTATGGGTTTTTTAGTTAACCATGTGCAAAGAACACACACAAAGCATGCTAAACAATACCGTTGTGGTGTGTGTGAAGGAGTCTTGGACTCGAAAGAAAATCTGACAGTCCACGTGCAAACCCACACTAAAGAGAGAACTAATCCTCACTCTCAAACCCACACTGAATCAAAACCTTGGCACAATGCTCAccctcaaaccctcactgaaccaaaacctTGGCCCGGTGCTCAccctcaaaccctcactgaaccaaaacctTGGCACAATGCTCAccctcaaaccctcactgaaccaaaacctTGGCCCGGTGCTCACCTTCAAACCCTCACTGACCCAAAACCTTGGCACAGTGCTCACCCTCAAACCCTCACTGACCCAAAACCTTGGCCCGGTGCTCACCCTCAAACCCTCACTGACCCAAAACCTTGGCACAGTGCTCACCCTCAAACCCTCACTGACCCAAAACCTAGGCCCAGTGCTCAccctcaaaccctcactgaaccaaaacctaggcctACTGCTCACCGGCAAACCTTCACTAAAGGAATGCCCACTCCTCAACTTCAACCTGCAGCCAAACCTACTTGTCATGTTTGTGGCAAGTGTTTCCCTTACAATCATAATCTGAAACTACACATGCGCACTCACACGGGCGAGAGACCGTTCAAATGCAGAGAATGTGGTAAATGCTTCCGATCTAAGGGATATATGAAGGTGCACTTGAGGaatcacactggagagaaacttTTCCAATGCAAAGAATGTGACAAAGGCTTCCCTACCAAGCAATACCTGACCAAACACACGCTgttccacacaggggagaaatccTACCCGTGTAAGGACTGTGGGAAAGGCTTCGACCAGAGGGACGACCTTGAACAGCACCAGTCAACTCACACGGAGGAGAAGCCACATGGTTGCATAGAGTGTGGCAAATGCTTTAAAGACACTTACCATCTGGCCAGACATAAGCTGGTTCACACAGGGGAGAGACCTTTCACGTGCACTGTGTGTGGACGGGGCTTCAGCACCCAAGGCAACCTGAAAGTTCACCAGCGGATTCACACCGGAGAGAAACCCTATCGCTGTAAACTGTGTGGTAGATGCTTTACAGGTTTTGCTAGTCTTAAATATCACTTGAACACGATTCACCATTACGACGGTGTCCTTTAA